A window of Bacillus toyonensis BCT-7112 genomic DNA:
CTCTATTTCAGCTACTATTTCTTCTTTTGCCTTCATTACTGCTAAACCACGTTCGGTTAAAACAATGATTTTACCCCTTTTATCAGTAGGGTGTGTTTTACGTGTAACGTAGCCACTATTCTCAAGAGAATCCACCATTTTACTTACAGCTTGTTTGGAAACCCCTAAATATTCAGCTAGTTCTATACCAGTTGCCCCATTAGGGAGGATGCGTTTGAACATAAAACCATGTGCTGGCCTAATATCTTCAAATCCTAATTCACTTAATTTGTCATGTAGCTCAGTAATTAATGTGCTAAATGATAATGATAAAAGCGATGTAAGAT
This region includes:
- a CDS encoding MarR family winged helix-turn-helix transcriptional regulator, encoding MDQTFNELDLTSLLSLSFSTLITELHDKLSELGFEDIRPAHGFMFKRILPNGATGIELAEYLGVSKQAVSKMVDSLENSGYVTRKTHPTDKRGKIIVLTERGLAVMKAKEEIVAEIEQRWIENIGTERMQMLKEDLTTFVTKENTEKLSSNIRPVW